TCATGGTATTTAGATCAgcataccatggtgcaatcacacacacactgatggacatgcagtcggaccaaccaacacacacaacatcgcagccaatcaccagtgagagcacacgcactgtaaaaacaggggacactacagttcccgctcattccagcagcaggcagctcagagcaccgagctcagagcctgccaatcagacattcaccatgtgctgagtgcctcacccagatagtgataggacagcgtccacagattagctggtaatgcacgtacccaagttagcagtgtgctgttatagttgagtagttaataaaattgagttccaCCATCTccggccgtgttggatcgtttgtacatcaggacacccaacacgacactcgcCGCTGTGAATATTTTAACAGACTAATGGTGAGTGAACCCCTCCTGAGATTGACTAATTTAACAattgcccaaacacacacactgattggtCCGAGGAAATCCCTCCATCGGCATCACCCACTTTGGGTCTGATGATGACATCAATGACTTTGATTTTGGTCATTTAAGTTATGTTAATTGGTGATTGGAATTGTTCAGTCCTGGGACATACTTACCACAGAAACAAAGAAAATTTACAATgtcgaatgaggccatttggccccccgTGTCTGCACCGGCCTAGAAAGCGAAAACAGAAACTGGCCACTTCGCACTTTCAACCTTCCGGTGGTTAAAAAGCACCGACGTTTACTTTGGGAATATCAGCCAGAAGAGCAGGAGTTTAtaatccctcccgaacagcacggtgggtgtacctacacgacgCGCACTGCAGCggagcaagatggcggctcaccatccaattagggatggataataactgCTGGCCGGGCcagggacacccacatcccgttACTGGATAAATATTTCCCATTCTCCTTGCCTTCCTCTGTCGGTGATGTAACTTACCCATGTCAGGGTTCACAGCGAGTTCAGCATCAGGGCCAGGCCACACGGCTGTGAAGTTTGTTTTCGGGTCAGTCTGTTGCTGGCTGGGTTCAGGCGCCGCCCTTGCCCCTCGCAGTGGCACCAGAACAGAGCTATACTGTCGGCTGTTGACTGAAGCTGGCATCATTTGGTGCAGCCCAGGTATTGGCTGATGATAGATGCTGCTCACCCCAGGTAAGAGCCATGGATCGTGAGGATGCTGCTGTGCGTGGAGGCTCTGGTGGCTGCCTTGCCGGTACTGAGATTCGGGCATGGGTACACTGGCAGAACTGACGGGCAGAGTGGAAAgggtgggtcctgggtgtgggctCGACCACATCGGAGCTCGAGGACTCCATTGGTGTGGGGATTGTTTTCCATCTGAAAATTGAGAATGGGTAGATTTAAATCATTAAATACAATCTGTCTAGCGGTATTCCAAAGTGTTATTGGGCTATTAACCCAGAGAATGGAAGATAAATCACACCACAACACTGTAAGAAATAGAGGTAATTAAAATATACATCTGGAATAAGAAACTGATCTCAGTCAAGATGACCATTGTTACAACAACACATCTGGTTCGGAAATCTGCCGGACTCGGAACTGGACGTGCGGGGACCagtatccgcagctgaagctgcgagaagcagtccggggccctgccagccccctgcaggtaggggaATCGCTGGAAATGTTTTTATGGAAAGTCTGCTGTGAAACGTAGGGGTTTTTACCCCGGCGTGGAGACAGAGCACCAGGTTTGGAGATTCAAGCCCccagtctccacaaacggggagaaCATCACCAGCAGGGGTCTGCCGGGGATTCGGGGCCCCTGTGTGAGCAGCTtctgggcaggatggcactctggcagtgccacctgggccccctggctgtgccacctgggccccctggctgtgccacctgggcccccggcagtgccacctgggctcccTGGCAGCGCCACCTGAGtgtcaccctggctgtgccacctgggccccctggctgtgccacctgggccccctggcagtgccatctgggccccctggctgtgccacctgggcaccctggcagcgccACCTGAGtgtcaccctggctgtgccacctgggcaccctggctgtgccacctgggcaccctggctgtgccacctgggcaccctggcattatcCTGGTGCTGGCAGGGGCAGTGTCAAAGTGCCAGCGTTGGCAGTGGCttggtggcattttgcccacaatGGGGATTGGACCTGGGGTGCCCTCCCCCCTTTATTGGGTGGGGCACTAGATTACCACTTATTGGTTGGGAGGGGATCCAGGGGTCGTGTTGGGGGGTCTCATGATTGGGGCATCATTAAATTaaggtgccctgatctcttcctgcactgacggggGTAACCCCTCACTGACGGAAATGAGACCGAGCGCTGTATCGACTGGGCCTCCTCAATAAGGCCCCGACATAAAACAGAGTCCGGTTAGGTAGCGGGGACTTTCtctgcactgcgagtgccaggaaacatccagctaatcgtgctcgacacggaaacacccagctaaacgtgctcgacacggacacacccagctaatcgtgctcgacacggacacacccagctaatcgtgctcgacacggaaacatccagctaatcgtgctcgacacggaaacaccagctaatcgtgctcgacacggaaacacccagctaatcgtgctcgacacggaaacacccagctaatcgtgctcgacacggaaacacccagctaatcgtgctcgacacggacacacccagctaatcgtgctcgacacggaaacacccagctaatcgtgctcgacacggaaacacccagctaatcgtgctcgacacggaaacacccagctaatcgtgctcgacacggacacacccagctaatcgtgctcgacacggacacacccagctaatcgtgctcgacacggaaacatccagctaatcgtgctcgacacggaaacaccagctaatcgtgctcgacacggaaacatccagctaatcgtgctcgacacggaaacacccagctaattgtgctcgacacggaaacacccagctaatcgtgctcgacacggaaacacccagctaatcgtgctcaacacggacacacccagctaatcgtgctcgacacggacacacccagctaatcgtgctcgacacggaaacacccagctaatcgtgctcgacacggacaTACCCAGCTAATCATGCTCGACACAGACACACCAGCTAATCGTGCTCAACACGGAAACatccagctaatcgtgctcgacacggaaacacccagctaatcgtgctcgacacggacacacccagctaatcgtgctcgacacggacacacccagctaatcgtgctcgacacggaaacacccagctaatcgtgctcgacacggaaacatccagctaatcgtgctcgacatggaaacacccagctaatcgtgctcgacgcGGAAAcaccagctaatcgtgctcgacacggaaacatccagctaatcgtgctcgacacggaaacacccagctaatcgtgctcgacacggaaacaccagctaatcgtgctcgacacggaaacaccaGCTAATCGCgctcgacacggaaacacccagctaatcgtgctcgacacggacacacccagctaatcgtgctcgataCGGACAcaccagctaatcgtgctcgacacggaaacatccagcta
This portion of the Scyliorhinus torazame isolate Kashiwa2021f chromosome 5, sScyTor2.1, whole genome shotgun sequence genome encodes:
- the LOC140422816 gene encoding transcription cofactor vestigial-like protein 1, with translation MEDSGKVSAQPKVEHSEREGERAGNSTVRSHSTKSSPPYMVFTYFKGDIDTKVDEHFSRALKQSSHPSEIHSKTKAHIIEAKTDGKQSPHQWSPRAPMWSSPHPGPTLSTLPVSSASVPMPESQYRQGSHQSLHAQQHPHDPWLLPGVSSIYHQPIPGLHQMMPASVNSRQYSSVLVPLRGARAAPEPSQQQTDPKTNFTAVWPGPDAELAVNPDMGFQHPPRRKDVYWY